Below is a window of Candidozyma auris chromosome 3, complete sequence DNA.
GGAGGTTTTCAAGTAGTACTGCTGGTAGTACACATACAAAACACCCAAGGGCAAGACGATAAATATGAACTGCCAGGTTGAATAACAAATGACAAGTATTGTGAACAACACTCTTGCAGAGTTTACGAAAAACTGCGCAAACACTCGGCccaaaacttcatcaatcttGTAGATATCGTTTGAAAATCTGTTCAATATTCTTCCGATTGGTGTggtctcaaagaaagacatTGGTGCTCTGAACACGCTTGCTGCCATATCATTATGTAGCTTCGTAGATCCACGAATGGTACATAAAATCCACATGAAGATCATTTGAGTCATCATACTGATTGTATAGGCGAATCCTAACAGGAAGTATATACCCAAatacttcaacaaggcagGATTATAGCCCTTTTCGGTGTTGACCTCTGACCAGTGCTTCAACCAGACATTAGATGAAACATTGAAAATCATGGATATGATGGTTGTactcaagaagaccaaAACATTGGAAGAACCGCAAGCGAGCCCATATTGTTTGTAAACATTCCACTTGACTTTACCCTGCTGATATTTTTCCTGCCTGGCTTTCACATCCTCGTCCTCTAATTCTTGGTCTACCTCATCATCAGCCAGACGTAACAAGCGCTCCTCATCAGTTATTAAGGTGGCATCTGACGCTCTCCTTAAACTCTGGACATCGATATCGGAAGTGTTTTCGGAGCTGACGTTAAAGCCACTgtctttgagctcctcTAAATCCGAGGCACTTTTATCACCTCTGACAGAGGTTGCGGAGGAAGATGGGACTGTAGAATCATCTCCTCTCTTTTTACCAAATGAGAGAATGAGTTGACGTAACTGGCTTCTTTCCTGGGACATAATCTCTAAATAGGTTCCTTGTTCCACGAGAGACCCATCTTTCACCATGTGCATATTGTCAGCAATGCTCAAAACGTGAATTGCGTTGGTTGCCAAAATTCTGCACTTTGTTTTCAACAAACCATTCGGACCCAAAACGTTATCAATCAAGTGTTTTCCAACGTGCTCATCCACTGCTGACAATGGATCATCCAACAAATAGACATCAGCTCTAGCATAGACAGCTCTAGCCAATGCTAGACGTGCCTTTTGTCCTCCAGAGAGAGAAATTCCtttctcaccaacttcaGTTCTGTCACCCTTTggcaagatcttcaagtccaCAGTAAGAGCACATGCCTTCAAAACCTTGTGGTAGAACTCGGGATCGTATTTGTGACCAAAAAGAATGTTTTCCTTGACAGAGCCATTAATAATCCAAGGAACCTGAGAAACGTATGCAACTTTACCGCGCACCTTAACTTCTCCGTCGAGCTTGTATAAGTCACCCAAGAGGGACTGAATTATTGAAGATTTGCCAGAGCCAACCCTTCCAACAATACAGTCGAGCTCACCTTTCTTCACTGACATGTTGATATTTGACAAAGCAACCTTGTAAGACTCCtcacctttcttcttggacCATAAAAAGGTACCATTTTTGATAGAGACCGCGACTTCTCCCAATGTAGTAGCTTTCGGAAGTTTAGTAACAGCGTTAGGTTGTAATTCGCTACCAGTCAAGAATTTGGTCAATCTTGAGATGGCGACCTGCGATTCCAcaatgttggtgatgacCATTGGAACGACAGCGAGAGGAAACGACAACAAGTTAAACAAGGATAACGCAGGGAACACAATATCGGTTGACAAAGTCTTGTCTTTATTAAGAAGAACGAAGAGAGCGAAGGTAGAACAACTGACAAGGATTGGAGTGAAGCTCCACGACGATGTGGACATTGCGCTGAGCAAACCCATACGCTTCAAGTTGCGCAACTCTTGATCATTTCTGACTGCTTTAAGCTTATCCAGGTAAGGGTGTTCCCATCCATACAACTTAAGCGACTTAATATTGTTCAAAATTTCACTGATCAACCTAGATCTGGCATCTTTGTATTTCATTTGGGTCTTTTGCAATCTTTTCATGGCTCTCGCGATCAAGCCATTGAGAGGAATCATGACAATCATAATGAAGACACCGGCCCACATACTGTTCCCGAGTAAGCCATGCAAAGAGACCAAGCACAAGATGATTTGGAAAGGACCCGACCAAATGATTTGCAAGTTCTGAACTAAGTCCTGAAGTCTTTGGGTATCCACGGACATCAAATTGACAATATCACCAGTGTTAGACTCTTGTTTAGTTTCGTTTGACAAAACAAGCGACTTGTTGTAGATTACTGCAATCAAGGaggacttgatcttcatgCCCAAGTCGAAAGCCCTCTGGAAATATTGGTGCAAGAAAGCGGTCTGGAGTACGGACACGAGGAACATACCTGCAGCAATCATCAAACCTCTTGTAAGAGGGATAGGATCGTCCCTTTTTAAGGATTCCGAGTAGTCGTTGACAAAGCTGATCAAAAGACGAAGCAATTGGGGCTGAGCAAAGGCCATAATGTCCTGAAGGCCCTTAAATACACCACCAATCAAGAAGGGCAAACCGAAGGCCTTAGACAAAGTCAAGAACAACGAAGGGTTTGGACTCTTGGTCCAGTAGTGATAGAACTTATCAGCTGTTGTTCTTGCCTTAAGTTCAGAGGGCAAGAAAGGCAAGTCCTTTTCAGTCAAAAACTGATAGAAGCcttttttcatcaaagcaGCCATCCAGTTGAAGGCAATACGCAGAAACACATTGGCCTTATCGTAAGGAGCGATGCTGAGTTGCTTTGTGTATGGCTGACTGGAGAGTGGAGGGAAGTAATGTTCAAGTAGAAGCACAACGAAAGCATTCATGGCGGCCAAAATGGACACGGCAAAGAAATTGCCGTGTTTTTCATTTCTCAAGTTCAAATTGACAATTCTGCcaatgttgaagaacacCTGGAAAAGCCAATAGAAAAGCAAAACGCCCGAAGAAACCATGGCCTTAAATTGTTCCACATAATGCAAGCTGAACGCTAACACCAAAGATACCACGTTCAAAGCTAACCCtaacttgatgatgtcaaaCG
It encodes the following:
- the YCF1 gene encoding ATP-binding cassette glutathione S-conjugate transporter YCF1; this encodes MDQVELDAAGLPNYADSLARSPILAALAGNSQPLATPSLTSGHHGNHSSPVYPGPTWWLSCQCGDGWGPLSPKYNDLTPCFLQGILYVTAGVLMVALSARQLVVMSRKKAIGNKAKWTFYTRLVLTVLQLLFSATLYGSYPESFDIIKLGLALNVVSLVLAFSLHYVEQFKAMVSSGVLLFYWLFQVFFNIGRIVNLNLRNEKHGNFFAVSILAAMNAFVVLLLEHYFPPLSSQPYTKQLSIAPYDKANVFSRIAFNWMAALMKKGFYQFLTEKDLPFLPSELKARTTADKFYHYWTKSPNPSLFLTLSKAFGLPFLIGGVFKGLQDIMAFAQPQLLRLLISFVNDYSESLKRDDPIPLTRGLMIAAGMFLVSVLQTAFLHQYFQRAFDLGMKIKSSLIAVIYNKSLVLSNETKQESNTGDIVNLMSVDTQRLQDLVQNLQIIWSGPFQIILCLVSLHGLLGNSMWAGVFIMIVMIPLNGLIARAMKRLQKTQMKYKDARSRLISEILNNIKSLKLYGWEHPYSDKLKAVRNDQELRNLKRMGLLSAMSTSSWSFTPILVSCSTFALFVLLNKDKTLSTDIVFPALSLFNLLSFPLAVVPMVITNIVESQVAISRLTKFLTGSELQPNAVTKLPKATTLGEVAVSIKNGTFLWSKKKGEESYKVALSNINMSVKKGELDCIVGRVGSGKSSIIQSLLGDLYKLDGEVKVRGKVAYVSQVPWIINGSVKENILFGHKYDPEFYHKVLKACALTVDLKILPKGDRTEVGEKGISLSGGQKARLALARAVYARADVYLLDDPLSAVDEHVGKHLIDNVLGPNGLLKTKCRILATNAIHVLSIADNMHMVKDGSLVEQGTYLEIMSQERSQLRQLILSFGKKRGDDSTVPSSSATSVRGDKSASDLEELKDSGFNVSSENTSDIDVQSLRRASDATLITDEERLLRSADDEVDQELEDEDVKARQEKYQQGKVKWNVYKQYGLACGSSNVLVFLSTTIISMIFNVSSNVWLKHWSEVNTEKGYNPALLKYLGIYFSLGFAYTISMMTQMIFMWILCTIRGSTKLHNDMAASVFRAPMSFFETTPIGRILNRFSNDIYKIDEVLGRVFAQFFVNSARVLFTILVICYSTWQFIFIVLPLGVLYVYYQQYYLKTSRELRRLDSVSRSPIFANFQESLNGVSIIRAYGQEDRFKFLNEARIDKNMRAYHPSVNANRWLAVRLEFLGSVIILASSGLAILTLKSSGISAGMVGLSVSYALQITQSLNWIVRMTVEVETNIVSVERVLEYSELTPEAPEVVYDNRPPKTWPQDGEVVFKNYSTRYRPELDLVLKNINLEIKPHEKIGIVGRTGAGKSSLTLALFRIIEAAEGHIEIDNIDTSKIGLQDLRHKLSIIPQDAQVFEGTIRDNLDPTGSYTDENMWKALELSHLKDHVLRMYEERDKSNECIKSALDVKMTEGGSNLSVGQRQLMCLARALLIPSHILVLDEATAAVDVETDGVLQETIRTEFKDRTILTIAHRLNTIMDSDRIVVLEQGEVAEFDSPEKLLNNKNSLFYSLALQGGIVNEEGVAENE